The genomic window CCTTATCACAAGAATAAAAAAAGAATACCGTACAAATTAAAAGAAAAAGCAGTTTAAGTGGTTTCACGTTATGCGCATTCTAAATTAACTACAAATGTAATTATAATGTTGTTTTTACCGCATCTAATCCATACACAGAACTTAACAAATCACGAATTTGGTCTAAGCTAGTTGAAGTAATTGAATAGAAGTTTGTGCCTAAATACCCCTCTAATTGGATTAATTGAGCATTACTGATTTTCTTAGTCGGGTTGTATTTCAAGTTCATTAAAAAACCTTTTATTTCAGAAAGATTATGATTTCGAACTGCATCATCGCTTAAATTAGTTTTGGTAGCATTCACATAACTTATAATAGTAGCTGCAATAACCTTTTCCCAGGCATCTCTAACAATAGTAACTTGAGCGTCTCTAACGGTATAATCTTTGTTAGAAATAGCTGCACGCCCTTTTAAAAAAGCGTTCATAATTTCAGAATTGGTAGATAATATTGTATTTCTATCATTGCAATACTTACCCCAAAAACGCATACCTACCGTATTTGTTGGAAAATCTACAGGAACTCCAAAATAACCAAAAGCCTCATCCCAATGATGCTCCATTGCAGTTCCTTCTCCCACAACAACGGTTGAATTATCTACTGAATTACCAATGCTTGACTCATCCAAATACACGGCAACTGTTTGGTAATACATCAAAGCACCCATCAATCCTTTTTCAATAACCTGAGTCCATTCTACTCCATTTTTATCGCACAAATATTTTTTTGCACTATTTGTAGGACTAACAACAACACCCGCAACGCCATTACTTCCGGAAACAGTAGAGATTGAGGCTGCAGCTAAACTATCCATAAACCCCTCGAAAATAGTTTGGTCTAACGAAAAAACTTTGGATTTAATATTCTTCCCCGAAGTGTTTAAGCTAGAGTTCGAAAATTGATTATTTATATTTTGATACATCTCCTTAAGCTTTTGCGAGCTTAAAACCGCACCCATCGTATTACCGGTATTCATGTACGTTTTTATTTCGGCTACCATATCCAAACGTGTAGTTTGTCCGCTGTAATTTACATTCGAAAAATTATAGGTAGTTGGCACTGTATAAGATGGCTCCGGCTCTGGAGTTGGCTCTGGAGATTTTTCTTTTTCACAAGCTGTAATTAAAAGGATTGATACAAGTGTTGGATAAATAATTTTTTTCATCTGTAGTTATTTTTCTCCACAAATCTCTTATTTAGAACCAATCTACACAATACCATAAAATAGGTATTTAGAATTCTATTCCATGAAACTAAATATATTCGAGCTAGTGACTACAGGCCCAATTCTCGTATTCCTTTTAAAATAATTTGAAAGTCGCTAAACGTAGAGAAATTTTTGGCGTACGATAAATTGAATTCATTTTTAATTTTAGCCGTTACTTCTTGATTTGCATTAATTAAAACTAGCGGAGATATAACTCCTTGCTTTATTTTAGGCAATGCATCTGTATTTGAGGGAATATAACCCACCCAAGATTTTGTGCCTAGCAAAACCCAAAAAATATTTTTTAGAAATTTGGCTTTGCTTTTAACTATCCATATAATAAGCGGAAGCGCTATAATCAAAACAAGCGAACTCAAAACATCAAACAAGCGCTTGTTTCTTTTATTATGAGGTTTGGTAATAGTGTCAATTTCTATAGTATAAATATCGCCTGCAGTATCAATAGAGCTACTACCAATAACAGATAGGCTTTCCGGAGGTGCAATTTTATACTCAACAGAATTAGCAGGCAACTCACTCATCGTATTTATGATACTTTGTGCGGACATATCCCTTGCGCAGAAAACAAGTTCATCAATCTTATATATTTTTACAATTTCCTTCAGCTGCGTTATGGAACCTTTATAAAAATGATCTGGATTTTCTTCCCTCTTATCTACCGAAACAAATAAGGTTGTGTCCGGCTTTATACTAGTATTGGAAATTAAGTCAACCACCCTGTTGCACTCCTCTCTACTACCCACAATGGCCAATCGCTTTATATTAGAGGGGAACGAAAGTGATTTTACTCCCATCAATGTAAATAAATAGCGTACTGCTACTAATGAAAATAGTGACCATGCAAATGACATTAAAAGTATTGCACGCGAGAAACGCAAACTTTCCGGAAATAATGAATAGGTAGCAAGAATTAAAAAACAACCGGCAATTGAGCCTTTTAGCACTTTTCGCCAATTATAGGGTTTGTCGTAGCTCCCTGAAAACAGCATGGACACAAGCCACAACACTATAAATAGAGGTATTATATATGTAGTAAAAATCAATGGATATTCTCCACCTTGACTATATTTAAATGATGTTTCGTAATATTTTTTTATGCCAAACACTCCTGCAAATAAAATGGCAGCATCTATAAGTGGCAGAATAGATTGCTTAACAACTCTGGTTAAAATAGCTATTCCTGCTCTAAAATAGATTGCTAAATTGATTAATAGAGAAAACAATTTGGCATTATCGCTTGAGAAGTGCTTTTTCGCAAAAATGATCATTGCATTATAAAATACAAATACATAATTGATGCTACTTTTTTTTGTGCTTTCTCCTTTATAATGAATGATACGGGTTTCGGGGTAATAGTAGTTTTTATACCCACCTAAAATTATCCGATAAGACAAATCAATGTCTTCTCCATACATAAAAAAAGTTTCATCCAGCAACCCTACTTTGTCTAATGTTTCTTTGCGCATAAGCATAAATGCTCCTGCAAGAATCTCTACTTCATTTATTTTATCAGTATCTAAAAAACCTAAATGATATCTGCCAAATTTTTTAGAGCGAGGGAATAATTTTGACAAGCCAAAAATTTTATAAAACGCCACCGATGGTGTGGGCAAGCCTCTTTTCGATTCGGGTAAAAAATTTCCTTTCCCGTCAATCATCTTCACACCAAGCGCTCCGGCATCGGGATGTTCATTCATAAATTGAATAGTTTTGGAAAATGTATCTTCCTCTACTACGGTGTCAGGATTGAGCAGCAAAACATATTTGCCTTTGCTCTCTTTTATGGCTTGGTTATTGGCTTTGGAGAAACCTGTATTTTCTTTATTGGCAATTAATTTTACTTGCGGAAATTTTTCTCGCACCATCTGCACCGACTCATCTACAGAATTATTATCTACAACAAATATTTCGCTTTCAATATTTTTACACGCACGCAAAACAGAATGTAAGCACTGCTCCAAAAAATATTGAACATTGTAATTTACAATTATGACAGAAAGCTGCATTACTTAGATATAAGGCTGTTTTCGTACGGAACACGATTTATAATAGAGCGCCCTAATGTAATCTCATCAGTATATTCCAATTGGTCGCCAATAGCAATCCCTCTGGCAATAGCAGTTATAGAAACAGGATAATCTTTCAGTTTTTTGAATAAATAAAAATTAGTTGTTTCGCCCTCCATAGTAGTACTTAAGGCTAACATAATTTCTTTTACTACACCTAATTTTACTTTTTCAATCAAACTATCTATTGTCAAATCATTCGGACCAATGCCTTCCATTGGAGAAATTACTCCACCTAAAACGTGGTACAGTCCGCTATACTGCTGAGTGTTTTCTATTGCCATCACGTCACGAATATCTTCGGTAACACATACAATTGAAGCATCTCTTTTAGGATTGGCACAAATAGTACACACTTCAAAATCGGATATTAAGTGACAATTTTTACAGAATTTGATATCATTCTTTAATTGTAAAATGGAATTGCCTAAATGCTCTATTCGCTGTGGATCCTGCTTTACTAAATGCAACACATAACGCAACGCTGTTTTTTTTCCAATACCCGGAAAAGCGGCAAACTCATTCACTACATTCTCAAGTATTCTGGAAGAAAAATTCATAAAAACTAGCGTTATAATTGGTTACAAATTACAAAAAATAGGTCGTATTTACGCCTACCAGCATCAGATATATTGTAAGTTAAAACTGCAAATAAATGGGTAATACTTGCTCTGCTGTTTTACTTTGAATAGCCAACCAAATAATGAATATCAATACCAACGCACGACCCACAATCGTAATTTTTTGAAAGCCCCCAATTACATATTCATCCAACCTATTTGGCAGTAAATGTAAGCCAAAGGCAAGCCCCATAACCATAAATACTTTCCCATAGGCGTTTACTAAATCCCCTAATGCATCTATATGTAAATTGGTAAAAATCTGCTTGATAATTACTACACTATCTGCGAGTGTTTCTGCCTTAAAGAAAATCCAACAAAAGCAAACCAAATTAAACGTGATAAGCCAACCTAAAAAGTTGAAGGGGAACTTCATAAATTTTTGATTAGGAAAAAATGTCAATCTAAGCTTATCTATAGCAAGCGCAGTACCATGCAATGCGCCCCAAATAACAAAATTCCAACTAGCACCGTGCCATAGCCCTCCAAGCAACATAGTCGTAAACAAATTAAAATACTGCCGCACTTTCCCTTTTTTATTTCCACCCAACGGAATGTATAAATAATCTCGCAACCAAGAAGAGAGGGAAATATGCCACCTGCGCCAGAATTCAGTAATGGAGGTTGATTGATAAGGGGTATTAAAATTAGCCGGAATAGAAAACCCCATCCACTGTGCCATACCAATTGCCATATCCGAATACCCGGAAAAATCGCAATAAATAACCAATGCATAGCCATATACACCAAACAAACATTCTATACCTGAATATTTTTCGGGTGTATCAAATATGTATTGTACATAATTTATGTAGATATAATCGGAAACAACAACTTTCTTAAACAAGCCTGCCATAATCAAAAAGAGACCTTTGCTTACATCGTGCTCGCTTACAAAAATATCTTTCTTTATTTGCGGAATAAAGTCGGATGCTCTTACAATAGGTCCCATTACCAGCTTTGGAAAAAAACTTAAAAAAAAGCAATATTCTAAAAAACTCTTTACAGGTTTAAACTGTTTGCGGTACACATCAATTGTATAGCTAAGATTCTCGAACGTATAAAAAGAAATACCTATAGGCAATAAAATATACAATGGCTTAATTTGCCCAATTTGCAAATCATTTATAATATCAATAAAAAAATTGGTGTATTTGAAATAGGCCAAAGAGCCCAAATTGATAACTACACTAATAACTAAAAGTAATTTTCGCTTGGTAGGATTGAGGGTTTTGTAAATCCAATTGGATAAATTAAAATCGACTACCGCAGATAAAACAATTAGCAGAAAATAAAACCCACAAGCTTTATAGAAAAAGTAAAACGAACACAATGTGAAAAAAAAGATTCTGGCTAACTTATGCTTGTATAGTAATTGATAAACAAGAATAACAAATAAGAAATAAAAGAAAAAGAATCCACTATTGAACAATAATGGATCATTAGCATTATACAGTAATTGAGAAATTATTTTTTGAAAGTCAAAACTCAAAATATTTTTTTTGTGAATTTAAAAACAAAATAGAGTTTTAACTAAGCGTATATTTCTAAATACAGCCTATCCGTTTACACTAATTTTTTTTGCACCAAAAACTCTGCTATCTGAACTGCGTTGGTAGCTGCACCTTTGCGTAAATTGTCGGCAACAATCCATAAGTTCAATGTCTTTTTCTGGGTTTCATCTCTTCTTATTCTTCCTACCAACACATCATCCAAGCCTTTTGCGTCAATTGGCATGGGGTATTTAAGATTTTTAACATCGTCAACCACTTTTATGCCTTTTATACCGGCAAGAATTTTTCTTACCTCATCCAAATCAAATTCCGATTCAAATTCAACATTCACACTTTCTGAATGACCACCAACCACAGGTATTCTAACGGCAGTAGCTGTTACCTTTATTTTATCGTCACCCATTATTTTTTTAGTCTCTTCCACCATTTTCATTTCTTCTTTGGTGTAGCCATTTTCTAAAAAAGCATCGATATGTGGAATCACGTTTAAGTCGATTGGGTAAGGATAAACCATTTCGCCTTGAATGCTTTTGCGTTCATTCATCATTTGCTCAACAGCTTTAATTCCTGTCCCAGTAACCGATTGATAGGTAGAAACTACCACACGCTTTACTTTGTATTTTTTATGTAATGGTGCTAAAACCATTACCATTTGAATGGTAGAACAATTTGGATTTGAAATTATTTTATCGGTCTTTTTTAATACTGCAGCATTAATCTCCGGAACTATTAGTCTGTGCTCTTTGCTCATTCTCCATGCAGAAGAATTGTCAATAACGGTAGTTCCCGCTTCTGCAAATTTTGGAGCCCACTCCAATGCTACAGCACTGCCTGCTGAAAAAATGGCAATTTTTGGTTTTTGCGCTACGGCTTCTTTTAAGCTAACTATTCTATAACCTCGTCCCTTAAACTTAACTTCTCTGCCAACCGATTTTTCGGAGGCCACTGGTATAAAATCATTTACATGAAAGTTTCTTTCTTCTAAAACTTTCGACATCACCCCTCCAACTAATCCGGTAACTCCTACAAGTGCTAATTTCATCAGTGTTTGTTTTTTAGTTTATAATTTTAGTTATCATTCGTAACTTCTATCTGTTTTTCAATTAGATAGAAATTGCTGGCAGATAAATATAATTTTTGGCAAAAATAGTACATTTACACCGTAACTGAAAGAAAATTGCATGCGATTTTTATCTTTGACTATATTATATTTCTGTTTCTCAATTAATTACGCTCAGATTAACGATGCTTTTTCAGACGGAGATTATACCAATAATCCTACTTGGAATGGCTCAATTACCCAATTTACGGTCAATTCAAGC from Bacteroidota bacterium includes these protein-coding regions:
- a CDS encoding DUF4856 domain-containing protein gives rise to the protein MKKIIYPTLVSILLITACEKEKSPEPTPEPEPSYTVPTTYNFSNVNYSGQTTRLDMVAEIKTYMNTGNTMGAVLSSQKLKEMYQNINNQFSNSSLNTSGKNIKSKVFSLDQTIFEGFMDSLAAASISTVSGSNGVAGVVVSPTNSAKKYLCDKNGVEWTQVIEKGLMGALMYYQTVAVYLDESSIGNSVDNSTVVVGEGTAMEHHWDEAFGYFGVPVDFPTNTVGMRFWGKYCNDRNTILSTNSEIMNAFLKGRAAISNKDYTVRDAQVTIVRDAWEKVIAATIISYVNATKTNLSDDAVRNHNLSEIKGFLMNLKYNPTKKISNAQLIQLEGYLGTNFYSITSTSLDQIRDLLSSVYGLDAVKTTL
- a CDS encoding glycosyltransferase, translating into MQLSVIIVNYNVQYFLEQCLHSVLRACKNIESEIFVVDNNSVDESVQMVREKFPQVKLIANKENTGFSKANNQAIKESKGKYVLLLNPDTVVEEDTFSKTIQFMNEHPDAGALGVKMIDGKGNFLPESKRGLPTPSVAFYKIFGLSKLFPRSKKFGRYHLGFLDTDKINEVEILAGAFMLMRKETLDKVGLLDETFFMYGEDIDLSYRIILGGYKNYYYPETRIIHYKGESTKKSSINYVFVFYNAMIIFAKKHFSSDNAKLFSLLINLAIYFRAGIAILTRVVKQSILPLIDAAILFAGVFGIKKYYETSFKYSQGGEYPLIFTTYIIPLFIVLWLVSMLFSGSYDKPYNWRKVLKGSIAGCFLILATYSLFPESLRFSRAILLMSFAWSLFSLVAVRYLFTLMGVKSLSFPSNIKRLAIVGSREECNRVVDLISNTSIKPDTTLFVSVDKREENPDHFYKGSITQLKEIVKIYKIDELVFCARDMSAQSIINTMSELPANSVEYKIAPPESLSVIGSSSIDTAGDIYTIEIDTITKPHNKRNKRLFDVLSSLVLIIALPLIIWIVKSKAKFLKNIFWVLLGTKSWVGYIPSNTDALPKIKQGVISPLVLINANQEVTAKIKNEFNLSYAKNFSTFSDFQIILKGIRELGL
- the recR gene encoding recombination protein RecR, producing the protein MNFSSRILENVVNEFAAFPGIGKKTALRYVLHLVKQDPQRIEHLGNSILQLKNDIKFCKNCHLISDFEVCTICANPKRDASIVCVTEDIRDVMAIENTQQYSGLYHVLGGVISPMEGIGPNDLTIDSLIEKVKLGVVKEIMLALSTTMEGETTNFYLFKKLKDYPVSITAIARGIAIGDQLEYTDEITLGRSIINRVPYENSLISK
- a CDS encoding MBOAT family protein produces the protein MLSFDFQKIISQLLYNANDPLLFNSGFFFFYFLFVILVYQLLYKHKLARIFFFTLCSFYFFYKACGFYFLLIVLSAVVDFNLSNWIYKTLNPTKRKLLLVISVVINLGSLAYFKYTNFFIDIINDLQIGQIKPLYILLPIGISFYTFENLSYTIDVYRKQFKPVKSFLEYCFFLSFFPKLVMGPIVRASDFIPQIKKDIFVSEHDVSKGLFLIMAGLFKKVVVSDYIYINYVQYIFDTPEKYSGIECLFGVYGYALVIYCDFSGYSDMAIGMAQWMGFSIPANFNTPYQSTSITEFWRRWHISLSSWLRDYLYIPLGGNKKGKVRQYFNLFTTMLLGGLWHGASWNFVIWGALHGTALAIDKLRLTFFPNQKFMKFPFNFLGWLITFNLVCFCWIFFKAETLADSVVIIKQIFTNLHIDALGDLVNAYGKVFMVMGLAFGLHLLPNRLDEYVIGGFQKITIVGRALVLIFIIWLAIQSKTAEQVLPIYLQF
- a CDS encoding aspartate-semialdehyde dehydrogenase, which produces MKLALVGVTGLVGGVMSKVLEERNFHVNDFIPVASEKSVGREVKFKGRGYRIVSLKEAVAQKPKIAIFSAGSAVALEWAPKFAEAGTTVIDNSSAWRMSKEHRLIVPEINAAVLKKTDKIISNPNCSTIQMVMVLAPLHKKYKVKRVVVSTYQSVTGTGIKAVEQMMNERKSIQGEMVYPYPIDLNVIPHIDAFLENGYTKEEMKMVEETKKIMGDDKIKVTATAVRIPVVGGHSESVNVEFESEFDLDEVRKILAGIKGIKVVDDVKNLKYPMPIDAKGLDDVLVGRIRRDETQKKTLNLWIVADNLRKGAATNAVQIAEFLVQKKLV